The following is a genomic window from Triplophysa dalaica isolate WHDGS20190420 chromosome 22, ASM1584641v1, whole genome shotgun sequence.
tctttttttccaaaggCAAACAATATGCTCAGTGCAGACTATCGGCGAGTTATTGTTTTTCATCCTGCTTTTTGCATCCTGTTTTCTGTCAGCTCCAGACAGAGTGTTTTAAAGTGTGCTAATTAAAGCTCACTTCTGGGTGACAGATTAGTTGTAAATGGGTCCCTGCGCCTGAGGTTAAGCTACCTAAGGTTGTTCATTATTCGACCATTAAGCCATCAAAGTAAACTCAACAGTCCATAAAAACAGCAATTCATCATGCTCTCACTGCAAGTCAATGAAGTTTACCTTCTTTGTTGTCACTCTGGCCTCGTGCTCTATCCCAGAATCCCAGGCACTTGTCATTAGCGGGCTCCTCTATCAGAGGCTTGTTGCCGGGGACATACCAGGTGGCATGCTGCTCTGTCATGAGAGAGTCAAGGTCAATGGTATTCACAGAGCCTTTGCCTGCAACCGGGCTAGAATTGGCCATGGCACACTCTCCATTTAGTCCAGTCTGGCAGTCAGCCGCCTTGCCTGTTTTCCCTCCCAGTGGCTGGTCCTCAGAGATGCTGAACTGCTGTCTTTGCAGCTGGATCTGAGCCTGTAAAATCTCTAGAGGATGTACCTCGTCCTGGCCGGAGCTGCTCAATGGCGTTCGCACCTGTTCCATGCACGGAGCATCGCTGTAGCCAGCCCTGTTTTCAGAGTTACACTTTACACCGGCTCTGCAGGGTCGCGCATCCTCGCTGTTGTAGTTGGGGCTCGCTTCATCTAAATAATCCATGCATGGGGAAACGCCATCCGATTTGCCTACGCTTTGAATTCCGCTGTCCATTGAAGTCGCGAGGTCAGGTTTTCCAAAGGAAGGGGAGACCAGGGCCCTCTCTGGAGTTTTGCCTCTGCTCTCTATGCCCATGCTCAAAGCGGAACCTTGCTGACTTGGGCTGACAACAGGGTTACTGCTACACTGAGGGGAGAAGTTTCCGGGACTTATGTGCCCGCTATCACGTCTTTTCTTCCCCCTCCCTTTGGTGTTGCCTGTTGTCATTTTCCCCTCACATCCAGACTCCATGTTGTTGTTTGGGGAAAGGGTGCTAGCTTCCCTTTTCGCCATCTGGCCTGTACCATTTTGACCCACTGTCGTATTGTTGTTATTCCCAGAGCAAGGGGTTTGACTATTCTGAGAAGCATTGCTATGGAAATACTCTGCCCCTGGGCCGCAAGCTCCACTACTGCCACTGCTATTTATGTCCTGCTCAACCTGACCTGCTTTGCGTTTGGCCTCGTTTTGACTTTTCTTATTAAAAGTCACGTTGAGGTTCGGGGCCCCAAGGCTGGCGATCATATTCTGGCAGGCCGTGGAAAGGGCTGCCAGACAGCTTTGGCCAAACACACTGTCTTTTGTACTGCCTTTGTTCAAACTCCCCAAAGAGAGGGCCCCAAGCTTATTGACTGACAGGTGCTGGCTGGAGAGGTACTCAGGATGGGCGGAATAGTTCCCTGGAGAGGAGCTAAATCCTGGTGGATTGCTTTGGGGGGCTCCCTGTTGATTTGGCCCTCCAGGAGGGAAGCTATGTTGCCTCCTCATACCCATTCCTCCAAATTCGGCCGGCCTCCTGTCCGCGGGTGCACCCGACTGCATGTTGCCCTCATCAGGAGACTGCATCTGCAGAGGATTGCTGACATTATTTTCAAACGGATGATGTGCTCCTGGGGAATTCAGAGACTGCATGTCCATGCTTGTGACACTTTGtctaaaaataatgttatgtcCATTGTCTGTCTGCTCCAAGGCATGAGCGTTTGTTTCTCTACAATGCTGTTGCTGTGGCTCGGGAAACCATGAGTTTTCTTGAGGTAGATGGGGACTGTCAAAGTTTCCATGAAAATTATGCTTTTTCTCGAAATTTGACTGAGACACATTACCCAGAGGCCCTCTGCAGCCCATTCCGTTTGATGTCACATTCCCATGGAGACTTAACTGCTGCAGGTCGGGTTGCCTCATTCTTTGCTGCTGGCTCCTTGATGCCATTTGTTTGATCATCATCGCCGCATTTTGCCGCTGCTGCAGTGGCTGTTGTTGTTGCTCTGGGCCAGAGCTCAGGGGTAGGGGGCCTGATGGAAAGCCATCCGTCACGTGAGATGCAAAGTCCCCCATGGGAGTAGGAAAAGCAGAAGGGGAGAGATGGTTCTCAAGACCAGGGCGATTATGTAAGCCGTTGGTAAGGGGGCTGCAGCTCTCTCCAGCAGAGCCGTTTGGGAGATCAAACCGTGGCCTTTTAGCCATATTTAAATAAGGCAGAGAGCTAAGGTGAGGGTGGTGGGGGGGTTGAGGTGCAAGCTGAGGGACATCAAACACTGGCTCCCCGAAGGGATGTATGTTATGGCTGTTCAGTCTGTGTATGGGCCGATCCATGTGGCCGTGTTGTACGTGCACCATAGGCCCCTGAATGTCCGTATTGTTGGGTACGTAATCGGGATTGTGATAAAACCGAGGAAGGGCAGGGGAAGCGGGGTTTTGCCTATCAACAGGTCCGCTTCTTTGCTGCACTACGAGGTGATGTCTAGCGTTAACCCCTGGATCCATTTTCCCCCTGTTGCCAAATCtgtcagaaaatacattttgctgAGGTAGCTGCTGGTCGCCTTTAGAGCCGCCCATCACCGGCCCTCGAGAGCGATTACAGGTAGAAAAAGGACCCCCGACCACTTGGTTCCCAGTCTCACAAAAGGAAAGTTTGGGCTCTGACGACTCGGCGGTAGAGAATCCAGCCATATCAAAATTCCCTGACAGAGGATCACAGGGAAAACAATGCTCTGATCCCCCCATCCTGCCCTGTGGGAAAAGCCTGTAATGTTCAAGTCTGTGCGTTTCAGGGGATGAGGAAGGCAGGCCGTGGAACGAAGCGGCGCGGTTAGGCGACTGGTCCAGGGGCAGGCATGGTGCTGGAACCGCGTGGTTGCCGTTATGGTGAGGCTGAAACTCGGGCATTGCAGCCATTCtctgttgctgctgctgctgcgaGATGCATTCTCGTGTCTGTGCTTCTGCTAGCTGCTGACCATATCCTCCTTCAAACATGTGTGGGTGACCTGCATTGGTGTTGTTAAAACCCATGTGTCTGTCCCCATGCAGGCAGGAGGGAACGTTGTCCTGGTACAGATGTGAATTCTGCTCGTGGTTAGGCGGTTGATGGTTGAATGGTCCTTGCATGTGGAGTTGATGTTGTGGCTGAACTCCCATACCAAGCATATCCCCATGGCCATGAGTCTGGAATCCATACTGCTCTCTGTTCGACATAAAGTTGAGTCCCTGCATGGGGGATTCATTTAGGGGGCCCATCATCGGCTCCACAGCTACCGACGGCCCTTTCATATGAAATCCAGCGCTGTTATAATTAGAGTTCATTTTCAACACTGGACTTGGCTTCCTTTGTTTCAGGTGGTTTGTCAcagcaagtttaaaaaaattaaaaacaatccTTTGCAAAAATACAGTCCATTTTATGTACTTCCACAGAGTGATTTTTTCTTGCGTATTTTCTTAACAAGGGGCCCATGTTAAGAGccaatttgaaaaaaaaaataacaatcacaaaaatgataataacTTTACTGccgaaaaaaatatgattttcctTTCACATGCATATATGTTATAATAATACTGCGTAAATATTTAATGATGTGAAAGTAAGATATTAGATGACGTTAACTGGAACTACCTCAAATCCAACATAAAAACGCACGGCTTTATATCCAAGACGCACAAAAACCTGAATGTGCCTTCAATGCAACGGTTCTGGTAAACGCGCATCTTAAACGAAAGTCCTCGTTTACATTATTAATCTTTGCGTAACGTTCCCGAATCCTTTAACACATATCCAAAGAGGTGCAAACAGAGCTCGTGTCCCATTTTCACATTTCCAATGAAATGAGTGCGcgcattattttaaataaaaaatcaaaaaaagataaatgcaaTAATTGTGTAGTCCGCAAAGGAGAACTTTGCGCGTCCGTTCGGTCCTGTGAGAAAAGCGTAGACTCAATGCACTGCCGTTTGTGCGCCCCTTAGAAACCGGAGAGCCGACGGTTCCTTTTGTTGTCACAGTATGAAATGCGTGCTCCAAAGGAATTAAACGTCCTTTTCTTGAATATTGTCCGTGCAATCCAGGCTATTCGATCAAATGATTCGGTCTGCAGAAAGGTTTTCTCATCTATCCTTGTGTCAGATGTGTTGACCTCCGGCTATCGGCAACAAGTTTGACATTCCCTCATCTATTTCAGCGCTGATTTCTCACCAATGCCGACACAGGGACACATGCGCAGGGGGCGGTGCGTCGTTCAAGGAAGGCGGAGATTGACGCACAGGGGCGGGGCTTCCGTTAAGGACGCCTAACAAAGCTGTATTATAGATATAAGATTTAGGTTTAAtgatacataaatacataatatagATAAATGATTGAGAAACAATACCATATATTGCACTATAATCAGTTATTTTGTGAAATAGCATAGCTCAAGATTTCCTATAGCTTACTTCAATACCTTGCATATAGAAAATGTTGATGTCTAAATATTGATAGATATGCAATGCCTTCAATAGCCTATTCAATTCTTTGACGTGGGAATATATTATTTAGAGTTTTTAAATCATGAGACAAAAtctaatgaaaaatataaattataagaCTTATATAGACAACACTTACATGCCTTACTGTGCAGCCACACACAAATCTTTCAAACGTTTGTCCATTATGTGCAGGAACGCTGTAGTAAATATGCAGCAGTTATTAATACATGCACAAGACAGGCCTTCATTTTCAAGCAGAGATAAATTACTGACAGAGATAATGAACATCGCCAGGGTTAATGAACTAGTTATTGtggtatacattttaaaagtcattGAGCTGGGTCCAATTATTTATCCTTCcaacaaaacctttttaaatgaGCAGTGATTAAGAAATTTTAGAAATATAATCTTAAAGTACAAACAAGATTGTATTCCACCAAACCACATTAAGATGATATAACCCATTATAACACTTCactataaaattacagtaatgtaGTGCTATAATGAAATTCAAGTAGCCAAAATATTGCTAGATTTGGCAGCTGAATTTAAACGaatgctaaaataataaatggaaaacaaataattgtttgCTTGGTTTCTTTGGCCACCATACGACACCTTTTTACCTGTGACTCTGTCAAGGCGGAACAGTGCCATCTACTGGTGATTTCAGGTACATGCACACTTACTATGTAGAAATTCAGACTAAACCTTACTAAAACCTAGcacatattttgttattttgtgttcataaatccTTCGTGCCTCAAAATTAAAAGTGCCGAAATGAATTAAGCTGTCACCAGTCTTCCCAACCTTAAGATCAATTTAACTCCATGTGTTTGTGATTACCGGCATAAAGACTTGTAAAACTAATTTTATAGATACTGCACCTGCAAAGAGCAAATTCTAATGCTTAAATACTTTAGCGGAGAGCTTAACCATGACCGCAGGAACCCGAAATCCTTAGTCCCTGCTGCACTCggagaaaagaaaacataccAAGGGAAGACATGATTCCTCAAGTTTCATAGTAAAATGGTAACGGTGCAGTAAAAATAAATGGCAAAAGAAACGCAGAAAAGTACGACAGGTGTCAAAATTTATTAGATGTACTGTTAATCATTAAACTTTTAGAATTCAAAAGctgcaaaaaagaaagaaaatcccACCATTGTACATTCACTATTTCCCCTGAttctcagaaaaacaaaaaagtcttATAATTCCCAAGAAAACAGTAGATTctctgtgttgtttacattgcaatatGTGACTCATTCATTGTATCTGAAACCTGCCATGCCCACCCACATGACCTGCTATCCTAAAAGTCATGTatgcatacaaatataaacCACAATATCTGAGACTCGAGACAGTATTCTGTACATGTGTGTAagtaaacacagacatcagtgcAATGATTGTTCAACAATTATGATTGTGATAACATGAAAACATTGACTTCCTGCTAACAGCACCCCCTAACCGAATACCCAGGACACATGacatttttgataaaaacaaacgTGGACACACGAAACGAAAAACTGATTTCTGAGCTAGCGTGCCGTCAAAGAACCTGACATAATACGACACGCCGCACGATTATGTGAACATTTGTGGACCTTATCAtgggaaatgttaaaaaactctGCAATATATCCATAAAAAACTCCCAGAGTGTAGAGAACATCTCAGAAGCCCCATTTTGTACATAGAAAGGCTTAAATCTATAAGCAAGTGTGCAAGTCTAAATGTGCAAGTCTATGGTAACTATAAACACAATGCGCTGAGATTTTGCTGATATTCAGAAATGCAGAAGCATGTAAAAACAGATATCAGGCACCAGTCTGCCTCCAACAGTGCAAACTTCAGCCGTCAGTCGTCCAAACAAACCTACatcatcattaaaataattactaATGCACTGGCCACAACATACGATAGAAACTGAATCAAATTACAATTATACCACTGCTGGGGTGCAAAAACTAGAACCAAGAACCGTACATTTGGTACACTTTAAAAGCTTACAGTCcggcaacacaaacatttaaataaagttaaaacagCCCTGCGCTTTGGGTTCAACATCAGGCACGACCAATACAAACGCCAAATGTTTTTGACAGGCTAGTTGAGGCTGGTGCAGGTCGGGTTAGTTAGAATCAAACCTCTCAACACTGACCTGATACAGTCTTATCTACAGATCAAGcatcatttaattcatttttaaagtcgTCTTTTTTGACAGGCATCTATGCACACATTCAAGTGCAGAGCACAGGGTTCCCACACCTTATCGCATACATGACTAACCTTACTGGATAAGCGTTTTAAAACTCATTTTCTAGAGATTGAACTCGCAACGAACAGAATAATTTAAGTTCCCTATGACTTTCAGGCCTGGAAATCACAGCGTTCCCTGATATTTCCAGGTTTTGCGAGGGAGCGTGGGAACTCTGAGAGTGTTACAGGTAGATTTGGGATATAAAAGCACTTCACCTGTATTAAAGCAGCTCTATATAAGCAGCAGTGGCAATGGCTCTGGCAATTAGTCTGGATTCTGGGGAGGTAAACCATGTTCATCTTAAGAGTCCTGAGAGAGAGCGCTTTGTGTCATGTGAAGGGTCTTTTTGAGAACATGGAGGCCTTCTCGAAAACCGCCACTAATATGCCCGAGCTCATGCAAAGCCCCTGTATTTTCCAACCGTGCAATAGCATAACATCTCCTAGTAAAACAAGACATGATAGGCAGGACTTTGCTGATACAACGAATGCAAATGTACAAATCAAACTTGAAAGAAACGTTTTTTCTAGGGGAAAAGactcaacagaaaaaaattaagatccaaacaattataaacagatgaaaaaaaaaacataagaacaAATAATTGGTCCAATGcatggcaatttttttttcagaaacagAATAACACAACCATACAGCAAAACTCTGATATTTCTAAAACTCCCTACAGAGTGGTGATAGTCAGTTTTATTAACCTGCCTGAGATTCTCTCTATGGTTTAGAAAACAGGCAAAATCCCATCCAGCGTGAAGCGTTTTCCACCTTGCGGTAGGCGTGAGTTTCGTACAGTATTACTGATCATTGTGTCATTCTTCAGTCTGGTGGAGGACGGCGCCCCGACTGGCCGGTGTGTGTGGATGCGGTGACGTCTCGTCAAGCGTCGCCGTGGTTGGATTCTTTAGTTTTGTCTCATTGTTCGTGAGCAGCACTGGTGCCTCGAACCTGACCGGTTTTACGAAGCTGAGAGAGTACAAGAATGAGTATTTTTAGGAATGTGCCATACTTCCCACTTTatcatttgcattcatttctGTAATGGAAGAATATGATTACACAAATAATCTTTCTGAAATACACTATCGTAAACCAGGCACAACACAAAGAGACACAGCATCTATTTAATCTCTTTCATTTCACAGGTTTGGTCTTAATGTAGCAAAAATATAAGACAAGATATTTCGTTTGGTCACAAAGCTGTATGAACAGAATCTGTGAACCAAATCACCCATCGGTTTGTAAGAACACGAAATATTTCTATGTCAACATGAGTAAATGCTATTGTTTTAATGAGTCAAATTATTGTATGTGGTCACATATGCTTTCAATACAACTTAACTTATATTTAACCTCAAATGTTCCTTTAATCTAAGTTTTTTGTTCCAACAGGCCAAAAACAAGAGACAATATGTTGGCGTTTGGTGACTATCTGCAGGAGATCTCAATCCTCAGTGACGTCACACTGGTCCAAATGATGCTGGAAACTTGTGTCATGCCTAGTTACACTGGTAAACAGATACTGtagcctttttattttttcatacacGTGCATGCTTGCTCGAATCAAGAGTCcagaaacacacatgcacaaagtACAAACACGCTCTGGAaaaatcaacaaacacaaaaaaggtgATTAGAAACCAAGAACACAGCAAAGAAACAAATGGGGCGATGGAGAGAAATGATGGGAAAAAAGATTTGGGCAGAGACGCCTGGAAAGAGCGTCGGAGGAGAGCCTCATCGCTTCCAGATCGTTCCGCGGCGGAGCCAAGCGCAGGGGGAGGGAGAACAACACGCAAATCCGAAGCGGCTGTGCTCCATTCCGCCTCTCTGACTCTCAATAGACGCTGAATTCCTCTCGAGAAGAAATTCTATAATAATTCTATAAAATGAAGTCTATAACTGCTTCAATAAACTACAGAGATGTCGCAAGATGAACAGAAGATTCTGATGACCAATACATGACACATGGAATctaaccaaaaatatatatagacttTTGAGGGAATGATTTACACTAACAAATTGTTATTATTTCCTCATCCTCATGTTGATTCAAACCCCTCTGACATTATAACGTGGAACATAAAGGGCGAAGCGCCACCTAATAGGTCCACAGCATATTTGTAAATACATCAAAGCGGAGGTGATTTAATCGGAGTTATTTCAAACTGTTCTGTACACAAGCAACCGCATGACTTTAAAGACTTGTTTCATCAGGAACACTTTTATCAAGCTTGACAGTCCCTGGTCAtaatatgcttttgttgtatGGAAAAGAAGAATGCGAAACTCTGTGGAACATCTcatgttccacaaaagaaagtcatacaaggtttggaacaacacgagGGAGAAcgagtaaatgacagaagttTCGTTTTTTGGGGAAACtagcactttttaaatgaaaaataaggaGACCCCTGGTGTATGATTGAAATATTGCAGATCCTGAAAACATCCCACCCAGCCTCCATTTGGAGGCCACCGGGCTTCTTTTTAACAGCGAGCCAGTCTACCCCTGCCCAAAAAAGCTCATTTACCTTTCAACTGCAGCCTAAACCCATTAGATCTATCAGATGAGCCCGTTTCAGGGAGCGACAAACACCTGTTTCCAATTTGCGCTGTTGAGGCACTATTTTCCTCTGGACGGAGCGAACGCTATTGGGCGGTTCAGCCAAGAGTTGGTCTGAAACCACTAACACTTTAACTCAGGTTACATTGGTCCACACGTCAGCTGGGAGGAGAACGGTTATTAGTTGTGGTTAGCTGGAACAGAGACTGTGAAGATGGGTTAGTGTGCGACAGCGAGAGTTAAAGTGAACGAGGAAAGAAAGAATGCACGGCGGAACGGCCACCTCTCGTCGGGCAGGACTTACAAAGTCACTCCACCTGTCACGCGTTACTAAAAGGATTCGGCTACTCCTCGGCCGCGCTCGTTCCTCGTACGGAGCCCTTCTTACGCATCTAGAAACAGAACATGTGGTTAGGTGCAACCTGATCACTCGCTGGCGTCCACCTGGAAAACATCAAACCAGCTAATAACAGAACAGGAAAGGCATATTTCGGTGAATCTTATAAATATGGAGGACATATTCCAGCCCAAAATCAAGTggaacacaaacaagcacaaattTCATAAAGCAGAAAGATATATATTATTGGAGGTTGAAGCACAGTACGAAGGAACTAAATGGGTTAACGTTGACATCATCATTGGAAACATTCATCATTTCCATAAAAggattgaaaaaaatatgtataccCTGGAACCTCTTTGTGAAGAGCAGCAAAGCCAAAGTAAATGTGATTCGTCAAGTATTAGTCCAAAAACATACTTTCTGCTTGGCAACTGGATAGCAGCATcgtaaaaatactgtttttttaaatataagttTTACTACGTAAAGAGCCCGTTTTACATACGGCAGCTTTTACAACCAAGGGCAATAACGGATGTTGATGTACTAGTTTAGAGAAAGATTTAACTTATTATATGACTGATAGGTTGACGGGTTAGGAATTACTTTATTGCTCTTGGCCAGCTGCAGCTTCAGAATAAAAGTAATAAGTGAGCGCGCCTTCGGGACCTGGAGGAGAGCGCATTGATCGATATTTCCCAGGCAATGAAGAGTTTGTGGTTTTTGTTGGCTGCGCACTGAAAGCGATCGCAGAGCGTGTCAAAGTTTGGAAGAGCCGTCGCTGTTGGATCGTCGCACTTGCCGAGATGAGGAAAGAATCTGGGCCAAACGCTATACACTTCAGCTGGGACGCGTTCAACACAAGCACGACTGAAAACAGAGAACATGAGCAGGCTGCCAGGAGTGACCGGTGGAAAAACCCAATATAGCTGTTGGGTTATAATCTGTAACCCTTTCAATAATGCCCAGAATCCACTGACTTCTGTTCTGAGGTCTGTAGTCAAGAATGACTCCTGGTGCTAATATCGCAGGT
Proteins encoded in this region:
- the mn1a gene encoding transcriptional activator MN1, with the protein product MNSNYNSAGFHMKGPSVAVEPMMGPLNESPMQGLNFMSNREQYGFQTHGHGDMLGMGVQPQHQLHMQGPFNHQPPNHEQNSHLYQDNVPSCLHGDRHMGFNNTNAGHPHMFEGGYGQQLAEAQTRECISQQQQQQRMAAMPEFQPHHNGNHAVPAPCLPLDQSPNRAASFHGLPSSSPETHRLEHYRLFPQGRMGGSEHCFPCDPLSGNFDMAGFSTAESSEPKLSFCETGNQVVGGPFSTCNRSRGPVMGGSKGDQQLPQQNVFSDRFGNRGKMDPGVNARHHLVVQQRSGPVDRQNPASPALPRFYHNPDYVPNNTDIQGPMVHVQHGHMDRPIHRLNSHNIHPFGEPVFDVPQLAPQPPHHPHLSSLPYLNMAKRPRFDLPNGSAGESCSPLTNGLHNRPGLENHLSPSAFPTPMGDFASHVTDGFPSGPLPLSSGPEQQQQPLQQRQNAAMMIKQMASRSQQQRMRQPDLQQLSLHGNVTSNGMGCRGPLGNVSQSNFEKKHNFHGNFDSPHLPQENSWFPEPQQQHCRETNAHALEQTDNGHNIIFRQSVTSMDMQSLNSPGAHHPFENNVSNPLQMQSPDEGNMQSGAPADRRPAEFGGMGMRRQHSFPPGGPNQQGAPQSNPPGFSSSPGNYSAHPEYLSSQHLSVNKLGALSLGSLNKGSTKDSVFGQSCLAALSTACQNMIASLGAPNLNVTFNKKSQNEAKRKAGQVEQDINSSGSSGACGPGAEYFHSNASQNSQTPCSGNNNNTTVGQNGTGQMAKREASTLSPNNNMESGCEGKMTTGNTKGRGKKRRDSGHISPGNFSPQCSSNPVVSPSQQGSALSMGIESRGKTPERALVSPSFGKPDLATSMDSGIQSVGKSDGVSPCMDYLDEASPNYNSEDARPCRAGVKCNSENRAGYSDAPCMEQVRTPLSSSGQDEVHPLEILQAQIQLQRQQFSISEDQPLGGKTGKAADCQTGLNGECAMANSSPVAGKGSVNTIDLDSLMTEQHATWYVPGNKPLIEEPANDKCLGFWDRARGQSDNKEGHG